Genomic window (Falco cherrug isolate bFalChe1 chromosome 4, bFalChe1.pri, whole genome shotgun sequence):
AGCACTTGCATGAACCGTGTTGGGCAGGTTGGGAATCTGGAACTCAGCACAGAGGGAAGCTGATGCATAAGCCAGTTTCACCTCCTATGATCCTTTATAATTCAGGCTCCATCCAGTGCCAGGCCCTTGAATGCAGCCTTCCGGCTTAAGCGTGGCTAGAAGCATCCACATCTGTTTGCAGAGGCCTCGGTACACAACCGCTCTCTGCAAGCGTGTCCTTCTACCTCAGTGCAATTACAGGCTAGCAAGGATGTGAGGCATGTGGATTTACAACCTTCCAAAGGCCTTGTTTACAACTTTTAGCAATTACTGCCTAACCCTAGAAGTTCTTGTTCTCATGGAAAtgtctcttcctctttttaaaaagcatttcctgcTTTTAATAAATTGCCTAGAATAACAATAATTCCCTCCCCTCagtccagcagctccccagcaatAATTGCCCAGCTCGGGTCTCAGAGGAGGGATGCTCGGGCTGTGTATAGTCACTTCTCCTTGAGGCAGTTAAGAAACAAAGATCTGCCGGTCCAGGCCAAATCCTGCTTCCCTCTGGCACCCAACTGAATGTGTTGTGTTGTTGCTTGTTTACTGGCACTGCATCCCTGTCGGATGggctcagagctgcagaggaaggcacAGCTAGCAAGGAGATACAGAAATCACTTATATCAGTGTTTCAAATGCAGCTGGGGATGCCAAAGGTCTCTGTGTTTTGGAGTGTCACTGGCAACACTGGAGAGGGGCTGATTTCCACAAAGAGCGGGAAGTCTGAGAGCTACGTTTTTAATCGGAATTCATACTGGGAGATAAATCTGCCTCACCTCCTAGTTTAGTACataagcagcatttttaaaatgtgtctttgGAGCTGAGACCCCGTTTTCACAAGGATCCTGATTTACACCCAGACTGTCAAAGTGGCTGAGGTTCCTTTTAACACACCAAGAAGTACCTCAGGAGCTCTCCAAAAGCATTTGTGTGTCTAActtctctgcagcacactgcTAGACACCAGTTGGTGTGGCCAGATGCATAACTATCTTTCTTAGAACCCAAAGCCCTTTTCAATTTCCATTAAGAaaaaacttatttattttagtaagtTAGCTTAGGTGCCAAGGTCGTTTTGTGGCACAGGTTTCTAGATTATGTAGCTATTCCTGAAAACCTTACCCAGGTGTCTAGTTCTGGACTGAGGTCCCTACTAGCCACAGCCTTCTCCTATGTTTCCATACTACGCCACTGGGCTTGTCGGGATGAATTTTCACTGGGTAGGACTCAGACACAGCCCTCCTCTAGGACAGGAAAACTGCTCCAATTCATGTTTCCACACAGATGTGAGCCACTGCAATACTGAGGAACACAGAGATGTGGGCAGAGCAAACCCTGCAGGACTTTTCCCAGTGATTAAACTAGCCCTTGTTCCTCCCTATATGTGAACACAGGGCACCTCTTTCCCAGCAAAGAAAGCGCTTTTTTTTGGTCCCTGCACTGAACTCCTTCTTGCCAAACTAATTTTTACCAGTCCATGGAGCTCAGCAGAGTGCCCATGTAGGTGGAGGGTACCACTTCTGCAGTTTCTGCCTTAAGATGCGATTCCCATTTCGAGAGAGCAGCAGAGATCAGGCTCCTTGTGATGTGCCCTACAGGGGGGACTCTAGAAAACTGACCGGACTGAGATCCCTACCTAtccctgctggctggcagcatgTTGTGGATGCAGCTGGGGATCAGGACACTATCTTGGATGTGTTCCTAACAGCCTGGACCTcatcctcttctctcctccatTCATTTGTTCCCTATATTCAGCTTCTTCCCTGTGGCAAGCTTTATGGGCTTTATCTCACTGGCCTGCCCTGAGATAATTATATCAATATTGACTTCAGCATCAGTTTGCCAGTTTTAGACTAGCTGGGAATCCAGCCAGCTCCTACCCAAGACTCCTACACCAGTAAATCAGCAGGGCTTCCTAATGGTGCATCCTTTCAGTGTCTTCTTTGCAACGCTGCCGGGGGCTCAAGCAAGGTAGCtttgtgccagcagcagcaatgtgcTGCTGAGAATTACTCTGTGCCAGCCACACTCTCTCTCAGGTCTGCTTGGGTTTGAtgctttttattagaaataagcACCAAGGGTATGAGCAAAGAATGTAAACAGTATCTTTAAGTACCTAATAATACATGGTGGTTTGTGATTGGAGGCAGTTCAGCAGCAAAGCACTAACTATTTATAGTGACTCAGTGACCCAGAAATTTATTGTCTTCTGGCTGTTCGTAGAAGAACAGTACTGTGCTACATGAGGGTCATCAGTCAGGGACTTGTCTTTCTACcctcatttctttcctgaaatggCTGATCCAGGATGCTGGTAATGACACCCAGATCCCCAGCAGTCTCgctggcaaagcagcaggagcTCTGACACTGCCGTATATCCAGAGCTTGTGGATGTTTCATCGATTGGTGGAGATATGCCCGGCTGCAGGTGCAGATTACCTAGATATGCCCAGAGAAGCACTCAGAGTGCGCCAGAGCCGTGGTGTGCACCCTGGTCCTCCACACCCCAGCCCTCTGCACGGGCTCACTAACCCTGCAGCATCACAGAGGCATTGTTCTCTTGTCTGCCCAGAAAGTCGCATGCAGGAGGATGGCAGCTCCTTGCCCAGCACTCTGCAGGCACTAAACAAACAGCTGTTTCCTGCCCCAAAGCACTGCCAGGACATTGTGATGGCAGGACAAACAGCCTCATCTTCTGCTACGCAGCTCTGGCTATTAGGAACTTGCTATACAGGTCTGGAGAGCCTCTGAGGTATTCACTGCTGTCTTTGGCCCTGTGGGCTCTTCTGTCAGCTAAAGCTGGTTCGCTGGCCTAAGTGAATGAACACACTCCCATGAGTCTTGCAGAAATCtcctttcactgcagaaaacGCCTGTCTTGAGTAAGGACCAGCACATGCCTTGGCTGCTGTTGCACTGTTGCCATGCTCacagagccaggcagagctctgcaaaccagcatctcctgccccaaTCTGTATCCAAGGCTTGTTCTCACCCTGTCATGGATGGAGATGCAAACAGATTCTCTGCAGGTCTTTCCTTTCATCTTAGGCTGCAAAGCGCCAAGTTGCAGAAGCCCTGGGGCCTTTCTGATGATCCTACTAATGCACCAAGATTAAAGCCATGTCACTGATCCCAGTCTCAGTTTTCTCCTAGTGAAAGAAGCAGATGTCAGTACAGGCCTAAGCTTGGTTTAGTCAACTGGAGAAATAACTCACACTTGTTAGGAAGTGGGACATTGCTATGAGCTCACACTGTGGAAAACCATAGGGCTGAGTCACTGACACAGGTCAGATCACACCTTGGCTCCATCACCTCTTTTCTCCCTGGATCCTGGGCAGAAAGAGCTCATGCCTCCTGGGCCAGTACAACCCAGCTAGGTAGAAGCCATGCTGGGGACACACAGCATGAGCAGAGACTCTGGAAAAACTTCCTAATGGGAGTACTGGGAGCAAACCCCTCCTAACCACATTTGAGATGGAGCTCACCCCATCCTAGCGGAAAGATATAAGGCAGCACTTACAAATCAGGCCTTGGATCTGACGAGTGGTGAAGACCCCTGATCTGTCCCCCACAGATGCAGTTTTGTAGCAGTCCTCCCCTAAGCTCTGAGTTTGGCTGCTCTGCAAGGAATCACTTTCTTTTTGACCATATTGGAACAGTTCCCCTGATTATCCCTCCCCTCTGATATCTGATCTTGCACATCTCACGCTGAATTAATGAAGTGATAACATTGCTATCATGTAATTAATGGCACTGTTGCAATGCCCACTGCAGCAGGGATTCAGACCTCTCTATACGCAATCTCAAACTCCCGGGTTTCCTCACACTGACGTGCATGCTGGCACTTGCATACTGCTGCCCTTTCTGCaagcattttctctcttcttgctATCCCTGCTTGTCTTCCTAAAGCCTCTTCAACcatttcacaggaaaagaaatgtttgcaaCACAGTTGTTACTTTAACACATGGTTTGGTTTCTTGATCATTTCTGAACGGTTTGACCTCAAGTGTGCAAGTGGGAGCAGCACTTCTCTTTTCATAGCTGGAATGGGAATAGGCCTGGATTTGGCTCTAAGCACATGTAGAAAACCAATACATTTGGCCTGAGAGCTGCTGTTAATGGGAGCATCAACTTGTTTCGTAAAAGCCTTAGTGAAATTCAAGATTAATCTCCAGGTGTTAAAGGGAATAGAGACCTTACATTAAGTGTGAATTATGTTTCTCTCTGAAATATGAGAGGGTGTGTTTCATGTATATGACAACATCCCTGTGATTTGCAGCCCTGTTACCATAAACTTAGATCCCATGGGGCATCACAAGCCGAGCGTCAATTTTGCAGTTTACTTGGTGCATGTAAGGGCTGCTGAGGGGTAAGACTCCAGCTGTGGATGTCAGGTTCCAGGCGTGGGGTCTAGATCAGAATCTAGCtggaagatgaaaggaaaaggattgTCAGGGTGAGATAAAAGTCTCCTGGTGGCTTGCCAAATGGCACTTTAGCAGATGGCtcttccctgctgtcccccaaaGAGCTGTCTGGCAGGTAAAACATAGCACAACAGTCCCAAACTTTCATAAGCAAGAAAGATTTTCCCTGCAGAGGCTGTGCTTCCCTGTGATACCCCTTTACTGAATTGCAAAATCAGGTGAAAAAGCCAGGATTATTTCAAACTTCATTCCCCCATAGCTGCAGGGTGGAATGGGCCTGATCCAGCAGAAAGGTCCAGGCTTTGGGCACTTGCTGCTGTTCCCCAGGTCCCAGATTTTGCCCATCAGCACCTACTGTTCCCCAAAGCACCGGCACCTTCAACCAGTctaggcagcagcagcaggctgagccCCAGTACCATCCCCTTGTTCCCAGACAAATAGAACTCTGTCAATGAAGCAGTTTTGCAGAGAAATTAGGGCAGAATAATATCACTGCATTAATTTGCTAGGTATGTTTAAAGGAGGTTTATGACTTCACGTAATTACTAGTACCCAGAATACCTCTCCCACGAGGCCAGGTGGCTTCGCACATGACACTACAGGATGCCACCTCAACCCTGCCTGTTCCCACTTACCAACGtcctgcttgctgtgctgccctCCACCACACCTGCTCCCAGCTAAGGATGGTTTTCCTGActgtggtttgctgtggtggCCTAGCTCCTCACACCCACCCAGCCCCTCGCCgggggcaggctgctggctgaAAGGGGCAGAAGCCATTCAAGGAGTTTCTGGCGGGTCTGGGTTGACAGGAGAGGGGGattgctgaaaacagaagagctttGGCAGCTTGCTTGAAGACACTGGACAGCTGAAGATAAACAGTCACCCAAAAGGGGCACACCGGCTTATCCTGGGCTTGCTGGCCCCAGAGGTGCCTGCAGGAAGAGCACAGGTGTCTGCAGCCATTGCTGTCACAGCAATAGCTGTCCTCCCAGTTCCAGCCTTGCTTCTCCAGAAACgcctctgccctctccctgtGCCAAGAGTAGTACCGGCTTCCACACAACGCTTTCCACTAGAGATCAGTATCCTCTTCACACATGGAGACACGGAGGCACATGGTGGGATGAGACTTGCCCAAGAATATGCAATAAGCTGAATGTGCCTCTTCTTTTTCAGATCAGCAATGTAAGCTTCTTTGTCCtttctcctgccctgctctaCCTGAACCGGCAGTACTGTCAGCAGCGCACCTTGCCCATGTATGTCGTCTCTGGCATGCTCTTCTGCGTAGGTGGGTGCCAAGGTTGTGAGAAGACCAGACAAGTTGCCAGAATACCAGACTGCTCATTCATGATACCTTTGGAGGTATCTTAGCAGCTAAAGCACAGGGGCCAGCTGGGGTGGGACACCAAACAGCCATGTCTGTCTaaagccctgcagctcctgggtcCTGCTGGCTGTGGATGCACAGCTTCCAGCCAGTAAATCCCCATGGCGCTGTGTGGACTGACTGACACAGGCCTCCGTTAACACCAAGGCCCATGCCTCTGCTCTTCAGGAATGGTGTGTCTTCAGGAATGGCCCCCAAGAACTTCCCAGGCCAGATGGGTTTGTGTGAGGATGAAGCTTTGCTGATACAAGCTATCCTTGCTCCTTGTAGGTATCTTCTCCATGTACTTTCACATGACACTGAGCTATGTGGGACAACTTTTGGATGAGCTGTCCATCCTCTGGACACTGGCTGTGGCATATTCCTTTTGGTACCCAAGGGTTTACTTCCCCAGGTGCATCAAGACCAGGTATGACTCAGAGGGACACAGGGTTGCAGGCTTTCAGGGGAGGGATGGGACATTGACATCGATGTGTGCGACCCACAGACCCACCCCAGCCCGCAGccagctcccctcccctgcAAGGGGTCAGCATTGAGGTTACTGCAGTTTGCTTTGGGACCAGACCCTCTATCACTCAGTGGTGGATGTGCTGACAGAGGAAGAGTAAGAAACGCTCCcacagggaagggctgtgctgggctcctgTCAGCTGGAGCTGTTTGTCTTTGAGAAGCTGCAGAGGAAACTTTGCGTGGAGAATTTCAAAATCAATTAGGAAATTAAATGTTCCTGAGCACTGACATTCAATTATGCATGCTGTCAGAATTTATAGCATCCCCTGCCATCCACAGAGAGCTCTCCCTGAAGGCTGACGGGGCTTCCCATAGGATAAACTGGTCCAAGTTAACACGCCCTATTTTAAAGGTTGTTTGCAGGAGGGCTGCCTGGAGCTCAGCAGAAAGAATGGGAATACTGGGTGAGCATGGATCAGCAGAAACAGGAACCCAGCAGGGCTTTGCTCAAAGGATGGTCCCATCCTGGCAGGCTTGCTGGAGCCCTCTGAGCCAGCCCCGGAGAAGCCTTGCAAAGGCCTGCTCCAAGTCTGCTCTTCCCATGCCTAAGAGGAGGTCACCAGGAGTTCACTGTGGAGACACGgttgggggagaggggaagggactTGGGAAGGGATTTGCATGTGAAAGGCCCCTCTGAGCCCTATTGTTGTTCAGTCAGCCCAAATCTGCATGTTTGCATGGTTCAAGCCCCTGCCCCACACTGCTGGGACTCCTGCTTTGCAGCCCTTCCCTAAGCAAAGCTCCCGATGCCTTCGGTTCTGCCTTCGGTTCTCAGTGTGCGTCTCTGGCATCACCATGAAAATGCACAAGGTACCTTctgggctgtgtcccctctcagtcAGGGACTAACTGGGGGCTTTGGGCAAAGCACCGATATAAACAGATACCTCAGCCTTCCTGCCAGgactgctgcagaggcagaggtCAGCCATGTGCAAACAGATTGGAGGTGCTGGAGAAGGGTTTCCTCTCCCGGGCAATGAGCAGGAGCTCTCCCATCCTTATCCTTCCATACTGTGAACCTTGGGGGCACTGACACTCACTCCCAACTCCCTTTAGGAAGCATTTTCTCTGGCTGAGTGCTGTCACCACTGTGATCAGTACCTTGATGTCCTTCATCAAACCGGCCTTCAATGCCTACGCACTCAACTGCATCGCCTTCCACCTGCTGTACCTGACGTGGCGTGAGCTGAAAAAGTAAGGAGAGAGCTGAGAGGGGTTATCTGCAGGTCCATTGCATGCTCCTGGCAGGCTCACGTGTGTCAGTGACTGGGCAAAACAGTGAATTGAGCCCAAGTCTTCATCAGCCACACATTGGATTATCAGCTCTGCAAAGAATTGGGGCAGCCTAGGAAGGACCAGGAAGAGGCATAGGCAGGACTGTGGGCAGTGGGGTACAAGGCGACAATCTGGACCAGGTGCCACACAGAATGGAGACAATCCAAGTGTatcttctcctccccagctaCCACCTATGGCAGCTCCTTCCCCTTTGTGGGGATTTAGGAACCAGAGTGGGGTTGGAAGAACCCACCAGAATCTGGGGAGAAAGACAGGAATGCCTTGGCATCTCCTAGCATTAtcctcaccacagaaagtcagAAACTCTCTCTACAGAGCCATACTTCTTCAGTTATTGTGGTCTGATGACTAGTCTCCAGAAGAAACTGCCCTGTTGCATTAGCATTTGCAGACAGGAACCAGCCCtctttaaaattcacttttcttCCAACATGAttgcttcctcttcctcactgTGTCTTCCAGGTGCAATGACAAAAGGGTTCATCGGATGGCCACAGTCATGGTTGTGTGGTGGGTACTGGCCATCAGCAGCTGGATAAGCGACAGATGGCTCTGCGGGCTCTGGCAGGCAATCGACTTCCCCTACTTCCACAGCTTCTGGTAAGGGCTCCAGTATAAGGGCAGGAATCCCAGCCCAAACGTTTCAGGGGCTGAAGGGCCATAGCTATGGAGAAGTGGCAGCTGGGATGAGATACCCAACCAGGGAGCAGCCACATCTCTGCTCAACCCTCTCGCCCTTTCTTCTGTCATTGatgctgctcctcagcctggccccagcccagGGATTTGGCCCTAATCACTGCTTAATATCCCTTACCTCCTATGTACTAGCCAAACAGTGTTTTGCAAGTGAAATTGTTCTAGAAGTCCCTCCAGGTAAGCAGCTTGCTTTCAAAGAGCTGCATCTGCTCCCAGGAAGCTGCATGAAGTGCAGTGTTCTTTGAGTTATTTTAATAGCCAGACTGAAAGACACTGATTTGCTTGGGTGCTTTCAGTGCCTGGCCAAGCATGGCTGCAAgtgctgcacacagcagcatTCTCAGATTCATCCTCACAAATCACTGGGGTGACAGGGACGGAtacccagcactgctgagctggGCCAGGCAAGGTGGAGAATGGGTGGGCTGGTTTGGGGCTGAAGTCCCCTGCACCACCCCATCCCCTCTGCACAAAGAGttgctcctgccccagctcacAGAGCAACTCTAGGGTTTCCCCATAGGTACAAAGCTTGCAGAACCCacgctccctgcagccctcatGCATGACAGGACTGGGACCTTTGCCTGCCATTGCCGTAACCCCTGGCTCTAGCCTCACGGTGACAATGCCAGCCGCACACCACTacaaggtgcaggagcaggtggaGTTATCCATGTCCAACACGTGTCTTTCTGGTTTCCTTGCTAGGCATGTGCTGATAGCCATGTCCCTCCTATACTGCTGCCCACTGGTCATCTACTTCGATGTCAGCTACGAGATGCCATCATTCAAGCCAAAGCTTGGATATTGGCCCAGCGACTCTTGGCCTGTTGTGGTGCCTTACGTTGCCCTGGAGGAACCCCACAAGCAGTGCTAGAGCCGGTTGCTGGTTGCCGTCAGGCATCCCTTGGGCATGGGGTGCGTGATGCACACGTGTGCGCCTGCATGGGGAACACCTCAGTTGTGCGCCTGTTCCTTGGACAAGGGCAATGTGGCTAGCggatggggcagggagcagctgaggccTCGTGATGCTGGGCATGAAGCAGGGTGGGAGCCCACAGGTGCCTCGAAAGACTCTGCCCAGACTGGTGTCCAGGGAGCTGAAGatctcctcctccagcagatCCGCActgagaaggggagggagatgGTGCTTCTTCTGTGT
Coding sequences:
- the ACER1 gene encoding alkaline ceramidase 1 — protein: MPSIFSYQSAEVDWCEGNFERSTVIAEYYNTISNVSFFVLSPALLYLNRQYCQQRTLPMYVVSGMLFCVGIFSMYFHMTLSYVGQLLDELSILWTLAVAYSFWYPRVYFPRCIKTRKHFLWLSAVTTVISTLMSFIKPAFNAYALNCIAFHLLYLTWRELKKCNDKRVHRMATVMVVWWVLAISSWISDRWLCGLWQAIDFPYFHSFWHVLIAMSLLYCCPLVIYFDVSYEMPSFKPKLGYWPSDSWPVVVPYVALEEPHKQC